The proteins below come from a single Drosophila kikkawai strain 14028-0561.14 chromosome 3R, DkikHiC1v2, whole genome shotgun sequence genomic window:
- the LOC108081474 gene encoding uncharacterized protein: protein MKSLEVILIISLGIFCLMQELEAHGMMLSPVGRSSRWRYDSSAPTNYDDNGLYCGGFWKQTENGGRCGLCGDDWSLAQPRPNELGGKYGSGVIVKSFNGVTEAEITVKITANHLGYFQFHICNLDENGSESEECFEQYPLTFADGSKKYYINTTIGNIVMTAQLPTDLNCVHCVLRWTYTAGNNWGVCEDGSGAMGCGAQETFVNCADISVLSSARSIIQEVPVEVVGAA, encoded by the exons ATGAAATCCTTGGAGGTTATCCTGATTATTAGCCTAGGCATTTTCTGTCTGATGCAAGAACTGGAGGCGCACGGAATGATGTTGAGTCCTGTGGGACGATCTTCCCGCTGGCGTTATGACTCTTCGGCGCCCACAAATTACGATGACAACGGATTGTATTGCGGTGGCTTCTGG AAACAAACCGAGAACGGTGGACGCTGCGGGCTGTGTGGCGATGATTGGAGCTTGGCGCAGCCGCGTCCCAACGAGCTGGGCGGCAAATATGGCAGTGGAGTGATCGTCAAGTCCTTCAACGGCGTCACAGAGGCTGAAATTACCGTGAAGATTACTGCCAATCATCTGGGCTACTTCCAGTTCCACATATGCAATCTGGATGAAAACGGCAGTGAGTCAGAGGAGTGCTTTGAGCAGTATCCCTTGACCTTTGCTGATGGCAGCAAAAAGTACTACATCAATACAACCATTGGCAACATTGTGATGACGGCCCAACTGCCGACCGATCTCAACTGCGTCCACTGCGTCCTCCGCTGGACATATACGGCGGGCAATAATTGGGGCGTCTGTGAGGACGGCTCGGGCGCCATGGGATGCGGTGCCCAGGAGACCTTTGTGAACTGTGCAGATATCAGTGTACTCTCCTCGGCCAGGAGTATCATCCAGGAGGTGCCAGTGGAGGTGGTGGGAGCTGCTTGA